The window AAAATTACCAACAAGGCAAAGGATAAATTACTTGAACTTACAGGTTCGCTGCAAAAGAGTTGGCCAAATGTAAAATTCAGAACCTTGGTCGAGCGCGGAAAACCATACATTAAAATTCTTGAAGCAGCCCAGCAATCAGAGATTAAAATGGTTGTGTTGGGCGAAAACCACGATTGCCAGGAACCTAATACCGAGCTGGGTACAACGGTTTTCCACGTAACCCTGAAATCGACCGTTCCGGTGCTTACCATAAAAGGTATGCCGGTTAAATCGAAGAACAAAATCGTTTTACCACTCGATTTAACCCGCGAAACCGCTAAAAACCTCAAAGCAGCACTGATGTACGGTAAAAATTACAATTCCGAAATTCACCTGGTTTCGGCGTTGATTGGAGGAATCAGGATTAGTGAGAGCAGGATTTACAAAAAACTGAAAGAGGCGGAGAAGGTTTTGAATGCCAATGATATAAGAACTCAGGTTAAGGTTTTTGACATATCAAAAGTGCCGCCTTTCATGCGTGTGCTCGAGTATGCCGAGGAAGTTGAGGCCGACATGATTATTGTAATGACCCATCAGGAGGGTTTCTCTTACGACAATTATATCGGCGCTTTTGCCCATCATATCATCAACTTATCGAAAGTATCGGTACTCAGTCTTACAGCTTCTGCAACCAACAATGATATTGACCATTATTTTAAAACCTTTATTGATCCAATCGGTTTCTTTCGGAGATAATTAACCCGGTTAAAAAAGATTTTGTATTTCTGATGTTAAATTTATTAATCTTATTTTTTTTACTGGCGCTCGGAATTTTAATGCTGCCAAAGCCAATAAAATCCAATAAAGGTATTTTTATTGCAGTTGTGCAGTTGGCTGCTTTTATCTGGTTCGCAAGTAAAATTCAGTTCATTTCGGCTGAAAAACCGATAACCCTTTTTATGAACTGGATTCCTGAGTTGGGGCTGAATATTGAATTTTTGCTTGACGGATTAAGCCTTGCTTTTGCATTGCTGGTTAGCGGTATTGGTGCTTTAGTTTTTCTTTATGCTCATTCGTACATGAAAAGCTATGATCACACCGACAAATTCTTCTTCTTTTTATTCCTTTTCAGTGGTGCCATGTTGGGTTTGGTGATGTCGGCCAACTTAATTCAGCTTTTTATATTTTGGGAATTTACAACTGTTCTCTCCTTTTTCTTAATCAGCTTTTTTCATGAAAAGGAAGTTGCGCGGAAAGCCGCTTTTCAATCGCTGGTTATTACCTTTTTTGGGGGTCTCGCGCTGCTGGCAGGCATCCTTTTAATTGGGAGTGTGGTTGACAGTTATTCACTTAACGATTGGGTTGCAGGTTCAGAAAAAATAAAAGAAAGTAGTTTATACTTACCGGGATTGATATTGATTTTACTTGGGGTTTTTACCAAATCGGCTCAGTTCCCTTTTCATTTCTGGCTTCCGGGAGCTATGCAGGCACCCGCGCCAGTGAGCGCTTACCTGCACTCTGCGACCATGGTGAAAGCCGGTGTTTTTCTGCTAGCCAGGTTAAGTCCGGCACTTGGCGGAACTGCCGAATGGACTTTTGTCATTCCGCTGTTTGGCGTTGTAACCATGCTTATTGGCTCTTATTTTGCCATTACCCAAACCGATTTAAAAGCCATTTTGGCTTACACCACCATCAATGCGCTTGGAATTATGGTACTGCTCATCGGCATCAACACAAAACTTTCGATAAAAGCAGCCGTTTTGTTCCTTTTTATCCACGCATTTTATAAGGCTTCACTTTTTATGATAGCTGGTTTTATTGAAAAGAAAACCGGAACCCGCGACATAAATGAATTGGGAGGTTTGATAAAATCGTTCCCTATTACTTTTGGTATTGCCTTGCTGGCGTTGCTTTCAATGGCCGGACTGCCACCCATGCTCGGTTTTCTGGGCAAAGAGCTGATTTACGAAGCCAAAGTGCAATCGCCGGGTTTTGGGTCGATGATTTTTATTTTTGGAGTAATTTCCAATATTTTCATGTTTGCAGTATCCTCGCGGGTGCTATTTAAGGTATTTCTCGGAAAACCAAAAAACAGTTATACCGTTTCCAAAATTAAAAATGTAATGTTTGTTTTAGGTCCAGGATTGTTGGTATTGCT of the Bacteroidota bacterium genome contains:
- a CDS encoding universal stress protein, producing MKDYTTILVPVDFNEPSLKATQYAAQLAGSQNGEVILMNVIETPGLLMEFFSSGDELVKITNKAKDKLLELTGSLQKSWPNVKFRTLVERGKPYIKILEAAQQSEIKMVVLGENHDCQEPNTELGTTVFHVTLKSTVPVLTIKGMPVKSKNKIVLPLDLTRETAKNLKAALMYGKNYNSEIHLVSALIGGIRISESRIYKKLKEAEKVLNANDIRTQVKVFDISKVPPFMRVLEYAEEVEADMIIVMTHQEGFSYDNYIGAFAHHIINLSKVSVLSLTASATNNDIDHYFKTFIDPIGFFRR
- a CDS encoding DUF4040 domain-containing protein, whose amino-acid sequence is MLNLLILFFLLALGILMLPKPIKSNKGIFIAVVQLAAFIWFASKIQFISAEKPITLFMNWIPELGLNIEFLLDGLSLAFALLVSGIGALVFLYAHSYMKSYDHTDKFFFFLFLFSGAMLGLVMSANLIQLFIFWEFTTVLSFFLISFFHEKEVARKAAFQSLVITFFGGLALLAGILLIGSVVDSYSLNDWVAGSEKIKESSLYLPGLILILLGVFTKSAQFPFHFWLPGAMQAPAPVSAYLHSATMVKAGVFLLARLSPALGGTAEWTFVIPLFGVVTMLIGSYFAITQTDLKAILAYTTINALGIMVLLIGINTKLSIKAAVLFLFIHAFYKASLFMIAGFIEKKTGTRDINELGGLIKSFPITFGIALLALLSMAGLPPMLGFLGKELIYEAKVQSPGFGSMIFIFGVISNIFMFAVSSRVLFKVFLGKPKNSYTVSKIKNVMFVLGPGLLVLLSLIFGIAPNMLGKWIIEPAMSVIYAEPVKIELKLWHGFNLVLLLSLATVAVGALLSYILIKKEWVEGQWRKVNKIIFPVRFPEVFSIVLEKFVSISVSKTKVLQHGYHRYYILTIILFTAALLWWQLYFTRSWHLETAFTFQPLYISGLVLIVILATLFTVLTHSRIAAIIAMGVTGYGLALIFLYYSAVDLAITQILAETLIVVMFMLILQRLPVFAKLSAKATKIRDLIVASIFGSAMTIVAIKAINVDFNNPISEYFMVNSYDKAYGKNVVNVILVDFRALDTLGEVTVLAVAALGVAALLTSKKPKT